The nucleotide sequence GTGCGCAAGTGGCGTACGATTCTGAAGGTGGTCATCCCCACCGCGATCTCGGGCATCGCCGCCGGTGTCACGCTGGCCATCGCCCGAGTGATCGGTGAGACGGCACCGCTGATGGTGACGATCGGCTTCCTGGACTCCATGAACGCGAATCCGTTCCACGACTGGATGTCCTCGCTGCCGACCTTCATCTACCAGCAGCTGATGCGCCCGATCTCGCCGACCACGCCGGATCCGTCCACGGATCGCGCGTGGGCCGCCGCGCTCGTGCTGATCGTCTTCGTCATGCTGCTGAACCTGGCGGCACGACTGATCGCCAACGCCTTCGCACCCAAGACCGCTGGTCGCTGAACCCTCCGCCGACTGAGAAAGAAGCTCTGAACCACATGTCGAAGCGAATCGACGTCGAGAACCTCGATGTCTTCTACGGAGATTTCCGCGCCGTCGAGGGCGTGAACATCGATATCGATCCCAACACCGTGACGGCCTTCATCGGCCCGTCCGGCTGCGGCAAGTCCACGGTGCTGCGCTCCCTGAACCGCATGCACGAGGTCATCCCCGGCGCCTACACCACGGGCAAGGTCATGATCGACGGCGAGGACGTGTACGGCCGCGGCGTCGATCCGGTGACCGTCCGCTCCACGATCGGGATGGTCTTCCAGCGCCCGAACCCGTTCCCCACCATGTCCATCCGCGACAACGTGCTGGCCGGCGTGAAGCTGAACAACAAGGCCATCTCCAAGAAGGACGCCGACGAGCTCGTGGAGTCGTCCCTGCGCGGCTCCAACCTCTGGAACGAGGTCAAGGACCGTCTGGACCGCCCGGGCTCGGGCCTGTCCGGCGGCCAGCAGCAGCGTCTGTGCATCGCCCGCGCGATCGCCGTGAAGCCCGAGATCATCCTGATGGACGAGCCCTGCTCGGCCCTGGACCCGATCTCGACCATCGCGATCGAGGACCTGATCCACGACCTCAAGAAGGACTTCACGGTCGTGATCGTGACCCACAACATGCAGCAGGCCCAGCGCGTGGCCGACCGCACCGCCTTCTTCAACCTGGAGGCCACCGGCAAGCCCGGCAAGCTCGTGGAGTACAACGACACCACGAACATCTTCCAGAACCCGCAGCAGCAGGCCACCGAGGACTACGTCTCCGGTCGCTTCGGCTGATCGGCAGGGCCTGCCCGCGCAGGCTCCTCAGCGCCACTCAGCGCCCCCGCTCGGATGGATCCGAGCGGGGGCGCTGTCGTGCTCGGACGGCGTGCCCGGGCGCAGATCGAGCGGTCCCGCGGCGTGCGTCGGGGGCAGGAAGCGCAGCGGCGACAGCCGGGGAAGGCAGGGGTCCTTCAGAGGCTCAGCAGGGGGGAGGCCGCAGTGACCAGCACGGCGCTGGCGGCGGCGCAGGCGGGGATCGTGATGATCCAGCAGCCGATGACCTGGGCGACGACCACGTGGTGCGTGGAGCGGAAGCGCTGGTTCACGCCTGCGCCGAGCACGGCGGCGGCGGTCGTCTGCGAGGTGGACATCTGCACGTCCGAGCCCAGCGCCACGGGCAGCAGCAGGGCGCCGGCCACGGCCTGGGCGGTGGCCCCGCGCACGGCATCGGGGCGGACCATGCGGGAGGAGATCGTGCGGGCGATCTGCCAGCCGCCCAGCAGGCTGCCGCCGGCCAGGCACAGGGCCACGACGACGTCGATCGCGACGGCGGCCTCGGGCGCTTCGAGAGCAGAGAGGCCTGACAGCCCCGCGACGGCGGTGACCAGGGCGATCATGCGCGGTCCGTGGATCACGCCGTGGCCGAGGTTGATGGCGGTGGCGCCGATGGCCAGGACCACGCGCGCCGAGAGGGTGACCTGGTCGGCCTCGAACCGACTGGCCAGGTGCACCACAGGGATCAGCAGTACCCAGGACAGGGCGAAGGCGACCAGCGGGCCCAGGACCACGGGCAGGAGCAGAAGGCCCAGGGGCCAGGCCGAGCTCGGGGGATAGCTGGTCAGGCCCAGGGCCCCGGCGGTCAGGGAGGCTGCGAGCAGGGAGCTGGTCAGGGTGGCGCCCATGGAGGCGGGCAGGCCGCGCTGCCAGGTGAGAAGGGCCCAGGCGATGCTCACGATGAGCGCGCTGGCGACCACCAGCAGTCCCGTGCGCGGATCCGGGAGCAGCGTCTCCAGGTTCTCGGTGGCCTGCTGCATGGGCACCAGCAGGGCCACCAGCGCCACGCCCAGGACGTTGAGCACCGCGGCCATCACCAGCGCCGTGCGAGCAGTCAGGGCCCGATGGCGCACGGGCATGGCGATCGCGTTGGAGACGTCGTGCCCGGAGCTGATGACGGCGAAGGCCAGAGCCAGGACGAGGACGGCGGCGGAGGCTGCGAGCAGCACGGATCAGGCCTCGGAGATGCTGATGCGCCCGACCTCGTGGGCCAGCGCCGTCATGGAGCGGGCGGCCTCGTGCAGCTGATCGGCGGTCTGCAGCGACTCGAAGGCCTCTGCTGGCTCCAGCTCCCGGAACAGCTGCTGCCGGTGCACCAGGAAGGTCCGCTCGGTCTGCTTGCGGAGGCGGTGCATGTCGAACCAGTACTCGTCGAGCCCCTCGAGCGTGCGCAGCCGCAGCACGGCAGTGCGCGAGAGCGAGGCCATGCGGCTGATGCTGGAGAGCTGCTCCGTGGTGTGGGCGCCGTGGGAGAGACGGTGCGGGTCGACGGCAAGGGCCTCGACGCACAGCTGGAGGTGCTCGGAGGCCTCCGCCAGGTGGCTGCTGAGGATGTAGATGTCCGAACGGGGCAGGGGCAGGGCGTAGGTGGTGCGAGCCGAGGTCATGGCCCCGAAGTGCAGATCCGCGGTCCGGGTGCCGATGCTGCTGATCTGAGCCTGCAGCTCGGCCACGCGATCACCCTCGGCGGGAAGCATCTCGGAGCAGCAGCGCACCGCTTCCTGCACCTGATCGCTGAGCTGCGCCAGGGTGTGCAGCACCCCGCTGTCCTCGGGGAAGACACGCAGTGCCATGGAGCCATGCCTTCGGTCGATGGAGCGCATGAGCCCGCAGCGGGGCGGCTGCGGGACCTGGTCAAGGACCGGCTCGTGGCCGATCGATGGTTTAGGGGGTGCCGGACCGGGAGCGCCTCTCGGCGTGTGGCCGCTCGAAGCGGCTGAATGATGGAGCCCGGGGCTGCCGCAGCCCGGCACCTGGCATCCATTGTAGAGGCCGCCCCCGGTGATGGGTCAAAGCCGCCGACGGGGCCGGGGTCCGCGCCGGCTCCGCGCGATCCCGTCGTGGGTCCGAGCCCGACGACAGGGTCCTGATCACTGCCCTGGCGGCGAGGGCCCATCGCCGGTCGGGCGCTGCCGGGCTCTCGGTCCGGCAGCGCCTCAGTCGAGCGAACCGGCCCGCCAGGCCCGAGCGGCGGCCTCGAGATCATCAGCGGTGCGCTCGAGGCGCTTGGCCCCGGCGATCTCCTGGCGCGCCATCCGCTCGCCGTCCAGCTCGGCGGCCGCAGCCTCGACGGCGAGCTCGCCTGCGGCGGGACTGCTCGGAAGGCGCTCGGTGGTGCGTCGGGTCTCGTCGTCCGAGGCCCAGGGATCGCCCAAACGGGTGCGGCCGAGCGCTGTGACGCGGCAGAAGGCGGCGAAGCGCTCCAGGGCGACGTCGAAGTCGCCGTTCCAGGCGCCCGAGAGGATCGCGTCGGCCATCTCCCGGATCTCCGCGGCCCGGGGCGGGTCGGCCACCCCGGCCACCACGTAGGAGACCTGCGCCGTGTCGCGCCCGGCCTCGAACCACCTGCTCAGGCGCACCGGATCCGCCTGCACGGCAGAGCGCAGGGCGTAGAGCCGCCACAGCGCCCCGGGAAGGCTGACCGGAGGGGCCTCCGACCACAGGGCGGCCAGGCCGTCGAGGCCCTCGGTGTCCGTGAACTCGACGAGCCGGCGCCTGACCTCGGGATCCTCGTGCCCCCGACCGCGGTGCAGCACGGCGGCAGCGGTGACGTGGGCGGCCTCGGCGAGCACGGCGGGATCGACCCCGCCGATCCTCTGGTCGAAGAGGGCGGGGTCGAACTTCACCGGGCGGTGATGATCACGAGCAGACATGCCTCCAGCGTACGACCGCTGCTGCCGGTCGCATCAGGCCGCACGGGTCCGATCAGCGCTCAGCCGAAGACCCGTGCGAGCAGACCAGAGCTCAGGCCTCGACCGGGGTCTCGTTCCAGTGGTCGCCGGGCTCCCAGCCGATGTTTGCGCACAGGGCGGTCTCCAGGTCCTCCGAGGCGGCCCGGGCCATCGAGCGCCACAGCTCCAGAGCTGCGGCGGGCTCCTCCTGCTCCAGCGCCCGCAGGGCAGGGGCGTCGAGCACGCGCACCACCAGGTCGGTGCCGGCCACGGCCTGCACGCTCAGCCGCTCGTCGCTGACGCCCGAGGAGCGGAAGACGGTGCCCGGGCGCATGCGGCGCACGACCGAGCCGTCCTCGTGGGAGCCGTGCGGGATCATCTCCACGAGGCCCTCGACCACCAGGACCACCGCGGACTCGCCGGGCTCCAGGTCCAGCACGGGCTCGCCCTCGCGGACCCGCAGCTCCTGGGCGCGCGACCAGATCGTCTCGGCGATCTCGTCGTCGGTGTCGCGCAGCAGGTCGGTGGAGCGCGCGGCCTCGATGGTGGACTCGGCGTCCAGATCGGGCATCTCGTCGGCGTCGGAGGCGGTGGCGTCGTCGTCGCGTCGGCGCAGCTGCTCGATCAGCTGATCCTCCACGTGCGCCAGGGCCTCTTCGCGGGTGGCGAAGACCGTGAGGTTCTCCGGCTTGGTCGTGGTGCGGATCTTGCGCGCCGCCGAGATGGCAGGCAGCGAGTCGGTATAGGGGTTGGACGGGCCATCGGAGTCGTCGTCGGGCTCGTCCTTCCAGATGTCCTCCCAGACGGTGTCCCAGGCGTCGTACCAGTCGTCGGTCCAGGGGTCGCCCACGACCAGGGCGACGTCGCGGCCGGCCTCGCACAGCTCTGTGGCGGTCACGGCGATCAGGTGGCGGCCGAAGCCGGCGATCTGATCGACGTCGGACAGGTCCAGGATCACGGAGCTCGCCGTCTGCGCCGACTGGCGCAGGGCGCGCACGGTCTCCTCGGTGCCGGGGAAGAGCAGGTTGCCCTGGACCTCGATCACGGCGACGTCCGAAGCCAGCTCGCTGAGGGCCCGGCGCGAGTCCTCATCGCGGTGGGTCAGGGAGCGGGCGTCGGCCAGGGAATGGATGGAGCGCACGGTGCGCTTGGACGGGCGCGGGCCGCGGGCGAAGTGCAGGTCCATGGCCTGGGAGATGCGCTCGCAGGCGGCCGTGCCGCGCACGCTGTTGCCGTGCTGATCCAGCGGCGGGGCGAACGTGGCCACGGCCAGCTGGCCCGGGACCACCGCGATGATGCCGCCGCCCACGCCGGACTTGCCGGGCAGGCCCACGCGCACGAACCACTCGCCGGCGTCGTCGTACATGCCGCAGGAGTTCATCACCGACAGCACGCGCTCGACCGTGACCGGCTCCATGACGCGCTCGTCGGTGAACGGATTGCGCCCGCCGGCGGCCAGGGTGGCGCCCATGATCGCCAGGTCCCGGGTGTCGACCATGACGGAGCACTGGGCGAAGTAGTCCTCCAGCGCCTGGGTGGGGTCCTCCTCGATGATCCCGACGGAGCTGAGCATCCAGCCCAGCGCGCGGTTGCGGTCGCCCTCCTTGTGCTCCTGGGAGTAGACGTCGGGATCCATCATCAGCTCGCGCCCGGCGAAGGCCGAGAACAGCTGCCGGACGCGCTCGCGGCGGGTGATGCCGCGGTGCGGGTCCACGAGCCAGGAGGCGGTGATCGCCCCGGCATTGATCATGGCGTTGGCCGGGCGGTTGGTCTCCGGATGCAGCGAGATGCGGTTGAAGGACTCGCCGCTGGGCTCCACATCGATCTTGGCGTCCACGCCCCCGAAGCCGCGGTCCTCGATCGCCAGCCCGTAGACGAAGGCCTTGGAGATCGACTGGATGGAGAAGCAGTCGCGGCTGTCGCCGGCCTCGTAGATGTGGCCACCGGCCGTGGCGACCACGACCGCCAGCTTCTCCGGATCCGCGTTGGCCAGGGCCGGGATCGACGACGACGGCTCGCCCTCGGTCAGCTCGCGGACCTCATCCAGCACGGCCGCCAGGGCGCCCTCGATGGGCGACGGGCCGAAGAGCTTCTCCGACTCCGACCACTCGGGGCTCGGGCGCTGGGTGTCGGCCCAGCCCAGTGGATCGCCGTTCTCGTCGAGCTGGTAGGAGGTGCTCTGATCGTCGTCGGTGTTCTGGGCGGTCTCGTGGCGCTGCTGCCTGTCGTGGGAGGTCACGGGACGACGGTACCGGGTCGGGCGGCGGATGCCGATTTCTCAGCCGAGGCCCATGCGGTGCCTGGTCTACGATGGTGGGCGTCGTCCGCACGTCCGGGCGGCGGTGGGGCCCTTAGCTCAGCTGGCAGAGCAGTGGACTTTTAATCCATGGGTCGTGGGTTCGATCCCCACAGGGCCCACCATTGTGATGTCTCAGTACATGGGAAACACCCCGAACCCTCAGGTTCGGGGTGTTTTTCGTTGTGGCTGGTACTTCCGCGTGGGGTCCAGGGTGAGCTCGCGGAGGATCTCTCCGGTGGCCTTGGCCACGATGGTGATCTCGCGGTCCTCAACGATCAGAACGACGTGGGTTCGGGCGTGGGCTCGGCCGATGCCGATGTGGAAGAGCTGGCCGTCGTAGCGCAGCGTGACTTTGCCCGTGGCGTCGATCTTGTCGGTGCGGAACCGGGTCGTGGCCGGTGCCAGGGGCCCTGGGGTGTCCTTCGGTGCGGCGATGTAGGCGGCGTACGGGGTGGTCTTCTTCGCTGAGTGGATCCGCTGAGTGTTGTAGATCTCGCGGAACTGATCGAGCAGGGCCTGCAGGCCCGGCAGGTCTGCTGGTGGGGGCTGGGCTGCCAGCCACTTCTTCAGGGTCTGCTGGAAGCGCTCGACTTTGCCCTGGGTCTGCGGGTGGCCTCCGCGGCAGTCCCGCTTGGATGGTGGACAACGTGGCTTCGTAGACGGCGGGGCCGTCGGCCCACATGCGGGACTTGGTGGTGATCCAGCGGTGGATGCTGGCCGCGATCGCACGCGCCTCAGAGGCCGCTAGTGGCGATCCCGCGCCATTGCTTGTCCAGACTCAACCGCCGTTCGACTCGATCACGCGGCGACCCCGCCCCGCCGCGCCGGCCCGGTGCCGGGCCCGGCAAAGTCGCGCGCGATCGGCGGCAGGGATGCGGTCAGGATCAGGGCGGCGCCGAAGACCAGGGCGCCGAAGCCCATTCCCCAGTAACCCAGCGTGCCCACGATCCCGCCGAGGAAGAACAGGCCCACGAGCACAGTGAGCACCCGCAGCTTCTCCCGGTCACCGCGCACTGGGGCGGCGTCCCGGCTGCGGTAGAGGATGCGGCCGAGCTCCACGGCGATATCGGTCACCATCCCCGTGACGTGGGTGGTTCGCACCGGGAAGTCGCGGATCTTGGTGATCAGGGCGTTCTGCAGGCCCATGGTGAAGCACAGCGGCGCCACGAGCACCAGCTCCGTTTCAGGGCCCTCGAATCGCCCGGCCAGCAGACCGGTCACGAGCATCAGTACGCCCTCCAGTGCCAGGACGTTGGCGTAGCGGCTCGAGAGCCGTCGTCGTCGGCCCCAGGTGAAGACCACGGTGCACATGATCGCCCCGACGATGAATGAGGACACGGCCAGGGCCGCCGCCAGCACCAGGCGCCAGTCGCCGGTCATGAAGTGATCGGCGCCCGAGGCCGTCATCCCGGTCATGTGCGACGTGTAGAGACCCACGGCCACGAAGCCGACGGAGTTCAGAGCCCCGGCGATGACCACCAGCAGGTAGGCCAGGTGCCGGTCGAAGAGCGGGGTTCGGCGGGGGCCGGAGAGTAGCTGGGCGTAGCGGTAGATCTGGCGGGGAGCGCGGGGGAGCATCTCGGTACTATAGGCAGGCGCGTGTGAACGGCGGATGCAACGCAGGTAGGGATCCGCCGGGAGTCCGCTCAGTTCATCAGTCGATTCTCATCTGGGCGCGCACCGGTGCAGGGTGGGGCCGCAGAGCTGCTCAGCGCCGCAGGATCATGGGGGTGTGCGTGATGCCGGCTTCCAGGAAGGGCGCCTCGTCGCGTAGGAGACACGCCCTAGCCGATCAGGCCGCGAGATGAGCACGTGGTGGCTCGCGTTCGGCGGTGACCTCCGTCCAGACGGCACGAGCGGGTTGCCCTGTGGACGTGAGCCGGCGACACCTTGTGTCGGCGGGACTTTTAATCCATGGGTCGTGGGTTCGATCCCCACAGGGCCCACCCC is from Kocuria palustris and encodes:
- the pstB gene encoding phosphate ABC transporter ATP-binding protein PstB produces the protein MSKRIDVENLDVFYGDFRAVEGVNIDIDPNTVTAFIGPSGCGKSTVLRSLNRMHEVIPGAYTTGKVMIDGEDVYGRGVDPVTVRSTIGMVFQRPNPFPTMSIRDNVLAGVKLNNKAISKKDADELVESSLRGSNLWNEVKDRLDRPGSGLSGGQQQRLCIARAIAVKPEIILMDEPCSALDPISTIAIEDLIHDLKKDFTVVIVTHNMQQAQRVADRTAFFNLEATGKPGKLVEYNDTTNIFQNPQQQATEDYVSGRFG
- a CDS encoding inorganic phosphate transporter, which codes for MLLAASAAVLVLALAFAVISSGHDVSNAIAMPVRHRALTARTALVMAAVLNVLGVALVALLVPMQQATENLETLLPDPRTGLLVVASALIVSIAWALLTWQRGLPASMGATLTSSLLAASLTAGALGLTSYPPSSAWPLGLLLLPVVLGPLVAFALSWVLLIPVVHLASRFEADQVTLSARVVLAIGATAINLGHGVIHGPRMIALVTAVAGLSGLSALEAPEAAVAIDVVVALCLAGGSLLGGWQIARTISSRMVRPDAVRGATAQAVAGALLLPVALGSDVQMSTSQTTAAAVLGAGVNQRFRSTHHVVVAQVIGCWIITIPACAAASAVLVTAASPLLSL
- the glsA gene encoding glutaminase A produces the protein MTSHDRQQRHETAQNTDDDQSTSYQLDENGDPLGWADTQRPSPEWSESEKLFGPSPIEGALAAVLDEVRELTEGEPSSSIPALANADPEKLAVVVATAGGHIYEAGDSRDCFSIQSISKAFVYGLAIEDRGFGGVDAKIDVEPSGESFNRISLHPETNRPANAMINAGAITASWLVDPHRGITRRERVRQLFSAFAGRELMMDPDVYSQEHKEGDRNRALGWMLSSVGIIEEDPTQALEDYFAQCSVMVDTRDLAIMGATLAAGGRNPFTDERVMEPVTVERVLSVMNSCGMYDDAGEWFVRVGLPGKSGVGGGIIAVVPGQLAVATFAPPLDQHGNSVRGTAACERISQAMDLHFARGPRPSKRTVRSIHSLADARSLTHRDEDSRRALSELASDVAVIEVQGNLLFPGTEETVRALRQSAQTASSVILDLSDVDQIAGFGRHLIAVTATELCEAGRDVALVVGDPWTDDWYDAWDTVWEDIWKDEPDDDSDGPSNPYTDSLPAISAARKIRTTTKPENLTVFATREEALAHVEDQLIEQLRRRDDDATASDADEMPDLDAESTIEAARSTDLLRDTDDEIAETIWSRAQELRVREGEPVLDLEPGESAVVLVVEGLVEMIPHGSHEDGSVVRRMRPGTVFRSSGVSDERLSVQAVAGTDLVVRVLDAPALRALEQEEPAAALELWRSMARAASEDLETALCANIGWEPGDHWNETPVEA
- a CDS encoding integrase core domain-containing protein codes for the protein MRSRPASTAGSPPSPACGPTAPPSTKPRCPPSKRDCRGGHPQTQGKVERFQQTLKKWLAAQPPPADLPGLQALLDQFREIYNTQRIHSAKKTTPYAAYIAAPKDTPGPLAPATTRFRTDKIDATGKVTLRYDGQLFHIGIGRAHARTHVVLIVEDREITIVAKATGEILRELTLDPTRKYQPQRKTPRT
- a CDS encoding YoaK family protein; its protein translation is MLPRAPRQIYRYAQLLSGPRRTPLFDRHLAYLLVVIAGALNSVGFVAVGLYTSHMTGMTASGADHFMTGDWRLVLAAALAVSSFIVGAIMCTVVFTWGRRRRLSSRYANVLALEGVLMLVTGLLAGRFEGPETELVLVAPLCFTMGLQNALITKIRDFPVRTTHVTGMVTDIAVELGRILYRSRDAAPVRGDREKLRVLTVLVGLFFLGGIVGTLGYWGMGFGALVFGAALILTASLPPIARDFAGPGTGPARRGGVAA